The following proteins come from a genomic window of Dysidea avara chromosome 12, odDysAvar1.4, whole genome shotgun sequence:
- the LOC136241705 gene encoding uncharacterized protein, translating to MVSIIRKDSISSQSLNNIPPQLEDSDLLSESLRYTLKENITVTCQYYSTLKAYQYMLYQFLHSQDTNVSNATTRSVMYLLQAAAESLQVIQYYNNGNYCPDFIGQQEDVYHILVATDHYNIESVLMHIKIRRDWRLYGRYCSIFGTSPCLDYSTERCQLYTSLYRSVISQ from the exons ATGGTCTCAATAATACGCAAA GATAGCATATCATCTCAATCGCTCAACAATATACCTCCTCAACTTGAAGACTCTGATTTGCTGTCAGAAAGTTTACGTTACACTTTAAAGGAAAACATCACTGTCACCTGCCAGTACTACTCAACACTAAAAGCATACCAGTATATGCTCTATCAGTTCCTTCACAGTCAAGATACAAATGTATCAAATGCTACTACCAGATCAGTCATGTATTTACTACAAGCTGCAGCAGAATCACTTCAAGTTATTCAA TATTACAATAATGGAAATTACTGTCCTGATTTCATTGGACAACAAGAAGATGTTTATCACATACTGGTGGCTACTGATCATTACAATATCGAATCTGTGTTGATGCACATTAAGATCAGAAGAGACTGGAGGTTGTATGGAAGATATTGCTCAATTTTTGGCACTTCACCTTGTTTGGACTACAGTACTGAAAGATGTCAACTGTATACATCACTATACAGATCAGTAATAAGCCAATAG